The window CCATCGGCACATAGCGGAAGCAAACAGAAGACGGGAGGCTTTTGTTGTAATCTTTTTAGATATCGACCAGTTTAAGATTATTAACGATACATACGGGCACGAGTTCGGCGACAGGGTCCTAGCGAACGTTGCCCGGACGATTAAGGATTCACTTAGGGAGATGGACCTGATGGTTCGTTACGGTGGTGAAGAGTTCGTTATCGTTCTTCCAAATACAGATCTCCAAGGCGGGCTGGTTGTGGCCGAAAAATTAAGGCATAATGCGGCGTCGTCTTCTATTCGTCTGGCGTCGGGCGAGAGTTTCTTCCTAACTGTAAGTCTGGGGGTGGCGGAGTATTCACCCGGGAAGGGTATTACAAGCGATGAGATGATTCAACGCGCGGATGAGGCTATGTACCAGGCAAAACTGATGGGTAAAAACAGGGTGGTCGCGTGGAAGAAGTAGTTACATCCATCAACCGGCGGTTGCCACTCCCTTTCGAGGATAATGGGAAACGACAATCACGACCTGCCTGTTTCTTGTCACAGGACTTAAAGTTTCGGCTCGAACCAGTAGGATGGCTGCAGTTCCTTAAATCCGAGATTGAAGGTCAGGATCTCCAGTTTTATAGAAAGGTCAACATTCCTAATGATTATGTTCTCGTCGGCCTGGACCACGGCGGGTCCGAAGGTGAGAAGCGCTTCCACCCCGCTTTTTACCAGAAGGTCTGCCACCGGTTGCGTGGCTGATTGAGGCACGGCGATAATACCGATACGCACGCCGTGTTCCGCCACCACTTCGGGAACCTTTTCAATGGGCAGAACCTCAAGATCTTGGATGTGCTTGCCTATCTTCAAAAGATCGTTATCAAAAACGCCGACGATATTAAAACCACGATCCTTAAATCCGCGGTATGCACACAGCGCTGTGCCAAGGTTCCCCGCTCCTACCAGCACCACAGGCCATAACTGGGTTAGTCCCAGAATCTTTAAAATGTAACGCGTAAGATCTTTTACGTTATAACCGACGCCCCGCGTGCCAAACTCGCCGAAATAGGCAAGGTCTTTGCGCACCTGCGCGGGGCTGACTCCAACACCTTTGGCAATCTCACCGGAGGAAACAGTCACCACGCCGATTTTGTCCAGTCGGTCAAGATAGCGTGAATAAATCGACAACCTGCTTACCGTCGCCTCCGGAACACGCATTACCTTCAAGCTCAATGCCTCCTTCAATTGCTGGTAAGCTCATCCGTATTAGTCTTTGCGGGTCTTGTTTGTTACGAATAACACGTGCGCATTTTCACTATCGATTGCGGGAAAACGCTTAATCACGCGCTTCAGGCGGAACAGCCTTTGGACTTGAGAAGGCGAAATTGAGAGGGTGCCGCGGCCTTATTATATCTAAGAGTGCAAATTTGTGTCAATTGATTTTGAGAAATAAATCACTTGGTTGATACGTCTAAAAGGTCTCTCACCGCTTTTGCCGGGTCCGGGGAACGAAACACCGAGGAGCCCGCCACCAGAACATTTGCCCCGTATTCTATCACCTTGGGAGCGGTTTCCACGTTTATTCCACCGTCGACCTCGATTTCTGCCTGAAGGTTCCTTAACGAAAGGGCGTTTTTGATATAGGTGATCTTGGGCAGCATCGCGGGTAGGAACTCCTGCCCGCCAAATCCGGGGTTGACGGTCATAACGAGGATTAAATCAACAAGGTCTAAGACGTAGTCTAATACCTCGGGGGGGGTAGCGGGATTCAGTGCCACTCCCGCCCTGATTCCCAGTTCCCGGATCGCGGCGAGTGTTCGGTGAAGGTGGGGGCACGCCTCGGCGTGCACCGTAAGTATGTCTGCGCCGGCGCGCGCAAAGTCAGCAAGATAGCGGTCGGGCGCGGCAATCATGAGGTGTACATCCAAAATAAGGCGGGTATGTGACCGGAGTGAGGCGACAACCTCCGGACCAATGGTGATATTCGGCACAAACCAGCCGTCCATAACGTCGACGTGCAGGTAAGCCACACCCGCCGGTTCGACCTTTCGGACTTCGTCTGCAAGATGGGCAAAATCCGCGGCTAAGATTGAAGGGGCTATTTTAATCAAAGCGCTTCGTCCTTTCCTGTTTGGTTATACTATTCAGAAGACCGCAGTAACTGTCGTACCTGAAACGAGCGATGGCACCGGTTTTTACGGCCTGTTGCACGGTGCAATCAGGTTCATTCAGGTGTAGACAGTTGTTAAACCTACAACTTCCCAGCCTTGAGGCTATTTCCGGGAAATATCCTCCGAGGGCGGCGGGAGGAATTTCAGGGATATCAATACTCGTAAAACCTGGCGTATCGACAATAAAACCGCCGTCCCTTAAAGGAAGCAGTTCGGTCAGTCTTGTGACGTGGCGGCCGCGTCGGGTTTTGGGATTGATTTCGCCGGTCTTAAGGCGGAGGCCTTGCTCGGCGGCGTTTAACAGGCTTGACTTCCCGACGCCCGATGGACCGGTGATTACGGTGATATACCCGGTTAAAATGGCGCGAAGCTCATCCACTCCCTCACCCGTCACGGCGCTGGTTAAAACAGAGTGGAAACCGATAAGTCCGTAAGTCTTAATCTCTTCGAGGCGGTTGATTTCCGGGTTGAGATCGATTTTATTAAAACAGATAATCGGCCGTATACGGGCAATTGTGCTTATCATAATGAGAGTGTCCAGCAGCTGAAAATTGGGTTCGGGCTCTAACGCCGCGAACACGATCAAGGCCTGTTCGACGTTAGTAACCAAAGGACGGACCAACTCCGTCCGCCTTGGTAGAAGCTCTTCAATTACAAATCTGCCCGGGGTCGCCTCGTTGATTACCACCAAATCCCCGACACAGATCCGTGCCTTTACAAGCTTGCCGCGGCGCACGCATTGTCGTATTACGCCGGTGTTTTGCTCCATTACAAAATAAAAACCACCGTGAAACCGTACCACCTGACCAAACGGCAACCCCTGACCTCCCTCGGGAAATAGCGCTTCTTTCGGCGGGCGCGCCGATAAGCTGCGTATAGCTAATTTGGAGGTGAGAGGTAAGATGTTAGAGGTTAGAATTCTTGAAGGAATTCGTGAGCGAATTCCTTCTCTTTTCAGACCTCCGACCTCCAACCTCCAATGCTGTACGCTCCGGCCCGCCCCTACCAAGCTTTCGTGCTCTACCTGATTCTCCCCGCGCTCCGTATTGCGCTATGTTCGTGAACTGCCATTTTCCACATTTTCATTCTTCAGCCGAAGCGGCCTCCGGCCGCATGGCGAACTCCTTCTTAAATGGAGCCTGATATTCACCGAAACTCGTTGGCGCAAGGCAGGAGGTTCTGCGTTTTTCTATGTTGAAGCTTTGTATACATTTCCCCTATCAGAGACAGGACCTACGCGAATTAAGAGCAACTTTCTTTACGAAAGGTTTTGTTCACTCACAAGCCGGCCGTCCAGGTAAACGGAGATGGTCGCCGGTCCGTAGTATGTAACCGTTTCAGTCACACGCTCATTGGCGGGCTGGGATGCATTGTAAGCTTCCACTAGACCGCGGGAGTCGTTTACCGTTATTCGCAGCGAGTGATCCTGCCCGTCGTTCGGCATTTGAAGCCTGACGGTCGCCTGCTTGGGCGTAGGACCGGGGCCTTCGCTTAAAGTAACATTAACCGCCTTTCCGGCTTCAAGGCTTGCGCCGGCCGCAGGATCTTGAGCCGTCACATATCCCACCGGGTACTGGGTGCTTGTCTGCTTGCCGATGGTTTCGCCGAGAATGAAACCCGTCTGGGTCAGTTTCTCCCTTGCGGTATCGAGGGTCAATCCGATAACACTGGGTACGGACTTTAGAACCGGTTTCGGCCCCCTGCTGACGAAAAGCTTAACGTCGCTATCTTTGGGACGCGTTACACCCGGGACCGGGTCCTGGTCCGAGACAAGACCGGCAGGAACATCGTCGCTGAAGACTTCCGTGCGCGATGCAACATTGAAACCTTCGTTCACGAGAATCATTTCCGCGTCTTGAAGCAGTTTGTCCCTGACATCGGGAACGGTGCACATCTGTGGTCCCAGGCTGGCAATAAGAGTTATAAGCCGTCCTTTCTTCACCCGGCTCCCGGGCTCTATGTCCTGTCTTATAACCTTACCTTTTTCTACATCGGTGCTGTTTATCTCCTGGACCTGGGAGCGCAATCCGTTTTCGCTGAGTGTTTGTTGCGCCATACTAACGTTTTGCCCCTTGACGTCGGGAACGACAACTTCGGGAACATAAAGGTACCATTTGACCGCCCACCAGCTGCCGAAAAGCAATAATAAAAAGACAGCGCCTAAAACAACGTAACCGACTGGCTTTAAGCGTCGCTTGCGCCTTATTATATCACCCCACCGTTCGTTAAGGTTGTCCCAGGGCAAGTCGTCCAGTAATTCACTGATCTCCGACGCCATGGCTTTTACCGATTGAAAACGCATGGGCGGGTTCTTGGCCATCGCCTTTTCAACAATTGCCGCGAGCGCCGCCGGAACATCAGGATTTACTTTGCAGACCGGAACCGGATTATCCTGGATATGTTTGATTGCGACCGCAACCGGATTATCACCGGTGAAGGGCGGTTTCCCGGTGAGTGTCTCGTAAAGAACGGCGCCGAGGGAGTATATATCCGACCGGGCATCCGCGGGTTCTCCCCGGGCCTGTTCGGGAGAGATGTACTGCACGGAACCCAGAAGGGTCTTGGTGGCGGATAACGTGGTTCCACCCACAGCGCGTGCAATGCCGAAATCGGTAAGCTTGGCTCTTCCTGTCGCGGTAATCAGGATATTATGAGGCTTGACGTCGCGATGGACGATGCCCCTGGTGTGGGCGTGGTCCAGCGCGTCGCAAATGTCGCGCGCCACCACCATGGCGAGGCTCAGGTTCGCTTTTCCTTCTTTAATAAGTGATTTAAGGTTCTGCCCTTCGACAAACTCCATTACAAGATATTGAATCCCGTCATCGCTGCCGACGTCAAAGACACTTACGATGTTTGGGTGCGACAAACTTGCCACTGCACGCGCTTCATGGCGGAAACGGCGGATAAAGTCCTGGTCTTTGGTGAATTCATCCCGCAGTATCTTAATGGTGACGAAACGGTTCAGCAGCAGGTCCTGTCCCTTGTATACCACAGCCATCCCGCCGCCGCCTAGTTCCTGCAAGATCTTGTAGCGCTTCCCTAACACCCGGTCAATCATTTATACCCGGTGTTCCCCTTTCCCTTATATATTGCCAGGTCTTATGTTTCAATGATTATGATGGATAGAGCCGGTATATTTAACAATCAGAAAGTGTATCGGTGCTCTTTCAATCTGTAATGCTTATCAGAATTAACGTGACGTTATCCTTGCCCCCGCGTTCAAGGGCAAGGTCTATAAGAGCGCCTGCCTGCTCCTCCAAGCCGCCTTGCCTGAGCAGGTTAAGGATGTCTTCAGCGGCAAGGTGATTCGTCAAACCATCGGTGCATAATACGATCCTGTCGCCCGTAAAAACGTTAACCGAACCGCTGTCCATTGATGTAGCGGGCTCGGTGCCCAGGGCGCGGCTTAAGACATTCCGGTAAGGGTGGCTTTCCGCTTCCTCCGGTGTAAGTTTTCCCTGGCGGACATAAGTTGACACCAGGGAGTGGTCCCGTGTAAATTGGGTTATCTCATCGTTCCGTATCAGGTATCCCCTGCTGTCTCCGATATGCACCCAGTAAAGCGATTGAGCCTGGATGACGCAGGCGGTTAAGGTGGTTCCCATTCCGCCGTACTCTTTATTCTCCTGAGCGGCGGCGTATACAACCCGGTTCGCCTCACCGGCGGCGGTCATCAGTTGCGGCAGCGGATCGGTGCGGATTCCCTGGCTCAAGGTTATTTTCAGGCATTCGATAGCAAGCCGGCTGGCCACCTCTCCCGCCTGGTGCCCTCCCATACCGTCGGCTACTGCGAAAAGGCCGATTTCCGGAAAAGTAAGGAGATTATCCTCATTATTCGGCCTTACGAGCCCCTTTTCACTTCGTGCGATCCACTCCACTTGTTTTCCTCCGGGAGTTCTTTATAAAAAAGGTTGCCTTTCGGGTTAGCGGTCAATTCGTATTTTTATCTTTAAGGTAACTCTTTCTGAGTTGACCGCAGGCGGCAGAAATTCTGCTTCCCACCTCGCGGCGGACGGTTACGGCAATACGGTTACGCGCAAGAACCGATTCAAAAGCAGCCACCTGCTCCGGAGTAGGCGCTTTAAAGCGGCGTTCCACCACCCGGTTTAACGGGATAAGGTTTACGTGGCAGAGAAGTCCCTGCAAGAGATTCGCAAGCTCTACGGCCTCATCCTTACCGTCGTTCACTCCGGATACAAGTGTGTATTCGAACGTAACCCTCCGTCCCGTAATATCGGTAAATGCGCGGCAGGCCGGAATTAACGCCTTAAGCGGATAACGGCGGTTTACGGGTAAAAGCCGGCTGCGCAAATCATCGTTCGGGGCGTGAAGCGAAACAGCAAGTCCCACCTGAAGCCCCAGGCCGGCAAGCGCGTATATGCCGGGAATAACGCCGCAGGTGGAAACCGTAATGTGTCGGGCGCCGATCCCGAGCCCCACCGGGTCGGTTATATTCTTAAGGAAACGGATTGTGTTTTCAAGGTTGTCAAAAGGCTCCCCCGTTCCCATCAATACTACATGACTGACACGCGTTCCGGTATTTTTCTGCACGAATAAAACCTGATCATAAATCTCACCCGCGGTAAGATTCCTGTTGAGACCGCCGATTGCCGAGGCACAAAAACCGCAACCCATTCGGCATCCCGCCTGCGTTGAAACGCACACAGTCCGGCCCCACGGGCGGTGCATAAACACTGTTTCCACCGTTTCACCGTCATCAAATCCTAAAAGGTATTTTATGGTCATGCCGTCCGTGGATACACTACT is drawn from Bacillota bacterium and contains these coding sequences:
- a CDS encoding redox-sensing transcriptional repressor Rex — encoded protein: MKVMRVPEATVSRLSIYSRYLDRLDKIGVVTVSSGEIAKGVGVSPAQVRKDLAYFGEFGTRGVGYNVKDLTRYILKILGLTQLWPVVLVGAGNLGTALCAYRGFKDRGFNIVGVFDNDLLKIGKHIQDLEVLPIEKVPEVVAEHGVRIGIIAVPQSATQPVADLLVKSGVEALLTFGPAVVQADENIIIRNVDLSIKLEILTFNLGFKELQPSYWFEPKL
- the rpe gene encoding ribulose-phosphate 3-epimerase, with the translated sequence MIKIAPSILAADFAHLADEVRKVEPAGVAYLHVDVMDGWFVPNITIGPEVVASLRSHTRLILDVHLMIAAPDRYLADFARAGADILTVHAEACPHLHRTLAAIRELGIRAGVALNPATPPEVLDYVLDLVDLILVMTVNPGFGGQEFLPAMLPKITYIKNALSLRNLQAEIEVDGGINVETAPKVIEYGANVLVAGSSVFRSPDPAKAVRDLLDVSTK
- the rsgA gene encoding ribosome small subunit-dependent GTPase A, which produces MPFGQVVRFHGGFYFVMEQNTGVIRQCVRRGKLVKARICVGDLVVINEATPGRFVIEELLPRRTELVRPLVTNVEQALIVFAALEPEPNFQLLDTLIMISTIARIRPIICFNKIDLNPEINRLEEIKTYGLIGFHSVLTSAVTGEGVDELRAILTGYITVITGPSGVGKSSLLNAAEQGLRLKTGEINPKTRRGRHVTRLTELLPLRDGGFIVDTPGFTSIDIPEIPPAALGGYFPEIASRLGSCRFNNCLHLNEPDCTVQQAVKTGAIARFRYDSYCGLLNSITKQERTKRFD
- a CDS encoding PASTA domain-containing protein; protein product: MIDRVLGKRYKILQELGGGGMAVVYKGQDLLLNRFVTIKILRDEFTKDQDFIRRFRHEARAVASLSHPNIVSVFDVGSDDGIQYLVMEFVEGQNLKSLIKEGKANLSLAMVVARDICDALDHAHTRGIVHRDVKPHNILITATGRAKLTDFGIARAVGGTTLSATKTLLGSVQYISPEQARGEPADARSDIYSLGAVLYETLTGKPPFTGDNPVAVAIKHIQDNPVPVCKVNPDVPAALAAIVEKAMAKNPPMRFQSVKAMASEISELLDDLPWDNLNERWGDIIRRKRRLKPVGYVVLGAVFLLLLFGSWWAVKWYLYVPEVVVPDVKGQNVSMAQQTLSENGLRSQVQEINSTDVEKGKVIRQDIEPGSRVKKGRLITLIASLGPQMCTVPDVRDKLLQDAEMILVNEGFNVASRTEVFSDDVPAGLVSDQDPVPGVTRPKDSDVKLFVSRGPKPVLKSVPSVIGLTLDTAREKLTQTGFILGETIGKQTSTQYPVGYVTAQDPAAGASLEAGKAVNVTLSEGPGPTPKQATVRLQMPNDGQDHSLRITVNDSRGLVEAYNASQPANERVTETVTYYGPATISVYLDGRLVSEQNLS
- a CDS encoding Stp1/IreP family PP2C-type Ser/Thr phosphatase, which gives rise to MEWIARSEKGLVRPNNEDNLLTFPEIGLFAVADGMGGHQAGEVASRLAIECLKITLSQGIRTDPLPQLMTAAGEANRVVYAAAQENKEYGGMGTTLTACVIQAQSLYWVHIGDSRGYLIRNDEITQFTRDHSLVSTYVRQGKLTPEEAESHPYRNVLSRALGTEPATSMDSGSVNVFTGDRIVLCTDGLTNHLAAEDILNLLRQGGLEEQAGALIDLALERGGKDNVTLILISITD
- the rlmN gene encoding 23S rRNA (adenine(2503)-C(2))-methyltransferase RlmN; its protein translation is MNIKELSFEEVESFINSLGEPRFRAHQVIDWIFVKGVAAFDAMTNLPLRFRQRLTTAATLSVPEILRSSVSTDGMTIKYLLGFDDGETVETVFMHRPWGRTVCVSTQAGCRMGCGFCASAIGGLNRNLTAGEIYDQVLFVQKNTGTRVSHVVLMGTGEPFDNLENTIRFLKNITDPVGLGIGARHITVSTCGVIPGIYALAGLGLQVGLAVSLHAPNDDLRSRLLPVNRRYPLKALIPACRAFTDITGRRVTFEYTLVSGVNDGKDEAVELANLLQGLLCHVNLIPLNRVVERRFKAPTPEQVAAFESVLARNRIAVTVRREVGSRISAACGQLRKSYLKDKNTN